The nucleotide window GTTGGTAGTATTGGAGGTTCCGGTGCCGGGAGCCCGCCTGACCTGGGTAGCCCGAAAGATCGGTCACCCTCCCACCGAGCAAGCCCACCAACACACCATGGGCTTGAGGGGGATTCGGCTACAACAACGTATGGTTTCCCTCCTGGCGTCTCGCCGACACAAGCACAGACCTACGGCCACAGCACCAACAGCATGCTTGGGGCTTACCGAAGCGGGTCCTTCTCTGAGCAGTACTCCCGGACAGGGCCAGTTCTGCGCTCACCGCACGGTTCAGGATGGGGATTTGGAGGACATATGGAGTCGATCCGAAGCCCGGCAACCACCATTCCTCATACTTCCCACACAGGATTGACCCGCACGAGTTTGTCGAGCATCAGCTCGTCATCTAGCGCACCGACCCTCACAAGAACAAGCACGATTCCTCAGCAAGGGGGCTCTGGTGGACCTGGCGGCAATGGATACGGATACCCTTTGTATCAGAACAAGGCTACGCTCAACATTGTCGGTGACCTTGGGTCGATGGCAGAGAACTGGAGCCAGGAAGAGTTTGAGAACAAGCGAAGGATCGTCATGTTCGACAAGTCACAACACGGTGCCGTTCTCACCACCAGATTCAAGCCCGTCAACGTGACGGAGAGGCCTTCAGGCGCCATTTGCATTAGCTGCATCTGGTGGGCTGAGAAGCAGGAGTGCTATGTCACATCGGTGGATACCATCCATTTGCTTGAGCAACTAGTTGCGGCGCCAAACCGATTCTCGGTCGAGGAGAGGAACCGAATCCGAAGGAACCTCGAAGGATTCCGCCCCTTGACGGTCAGCAAACAAAAGCCCGACAGCGAGGAGTTCTTCAAGGTCATCATGCAGTTCGGTAACCCCAAGCCGAGAAACATTGAGAAGGATATCAAGGTGTTTGCGTGGAAGATCTTGGATCAGGCGTTGAAGAAAATCATCTCCAAGTACAGCACTTCCCCATCGGCCCTCAGCATTCCCGCCGCACCATCTGCAACTGGTCCCCTGTACGGCCTGCCACCCACACCGAGCACAGTCTCCTCTACCGACCAATCTTCAACGGGCTACATGTCCAGCCACCATCTCGCCGACTCACTGGCAAGTCCACGGCCTCTTGGCGGTGCCTCCTCATGGACGCCGTACGGGACTTCGGGCAGGCCCATGTCGCCATCACGACAAACCAGCTCCCCCATGTCGGTACCCGGCCTTCGCATCTCGACCCTTTCGGGCGTGTATGACAACAGGGGATCCACACAGAGCCTTTCATCGCCGTATGGTATGACGAGTTCAACGCAGCATAGCCCCCATTCGCATCATGCCCACGGCAATTACGTACAGTCCGGGGTGTCGGTATCACAGGGGCCGCGCGCATGGGATTCCAGCTATGGTGTGACGGATAGCTATGGCGCCGCGCAAACCAGCCATACCCATAGCCAGGTTTATGGTGGCGGAGCCTATGCGGATGTACACCGCGCCTAAAGCGGTAATCCGACATGATAGCCTTTTCTGCCTAGCGATCAAGAAGCCCAGTGCAACAGGCATCTTTGGGCATTTTGTCGGCGAGCGGAAGCTAGCTGTCGCCCCCTCGTGAGTCATTTGCACAACGGCCTTGCAGTGGGGTTGCAGCGGGCAATGATAATACGAAGCAACCTCCATCGCAAGCTTTGCTTCAAACGACGTATAAATCTTGATATCAAATACCCCGTCTACAACCCACCGGAGGCGATCTTAAGGGTCTGGTAATCGCATCTTGCCATGTTCAATCGCACGATTGTTGGCTGCCTCAAGTAACAGTCCCACGCGGAGTGTTTCCTTCCTCTGATACGGCATTCTGGGAGTAGTGGAGTGGGAAATGATCAGCTGGCTGGTGGCACCCACCAATCACGATGCGACTCGACTCACCCTTTTCGGAGGCCAAGACCTCTCGGGGTCATCCCGAGGCCATTGTGCATCCTACATTGCCGATCACCCTCACCTTCACATTGCtatcaagaagaaggaatacAAATGATGGGACTAACGGGGTCGAAGCAGACGCTTTAACCATTATCATGGTGGCACCGAATCCAAGCCAGCAAGATGTCGCTTATCTATCCGAACACCGAGGTGCACTATCGGTCATGGATTTCGGCATTCCCTCTACGGTTTCGAAGTGGTCTGCGATGCATGTCCCCCCCGTGGGTTGGGTGTGTGACATGCATGGTATGCGCTCGGTGCCGTCGCAAGCAATCTGCCTTCTGCACTGCATAGCGACAAGACTACTGCATGTCCCAAGGCGCAAGGCACATAACCGGAAGCAAGCAGGCAAACAGATTACAATGGGcgctttctttctcttcctcttctgttGTACTACTGCTACTcggcctttcttcttcttcatcattttTTTTGTCATTACATGCTTACGCGCGGCGGGTGTTGGGGCGATGAAGGGGAGGCGGTGATATACCCTGCTTTTGCATCTTACTCATGAAGAATTTTGTCaacgattttttttttttttactttttgtTACTGTTACTTTTCTCGGATATGACGACGtattggatggatggttggtTTGGTTGGTGGGATCTACTTTGGTGTTTTTGGACTCGGTGTGGCTTtttcgtttctttttctttttttttttttggatgaATTTGGATTGATGGTTGTAATTGAGGCGAatccacctacctacctacctaccaggTTTTCATATGATGTATGTTTGTACTCTAGTTCTTACCGATCGATTTTAGCTACTGATACTAAGGCAAGCGGGTTTTGGGATGTATGGAATCTAATTCATGAGATATCTTCAACTGTTGACCTTTGCCACTGATTGTGAAACGTGATCTCATCGCATGCGTTCGTtattgttttgttttgttttttttcctcacTCATTgttttctctccctcttgCTTTCtgttctctctctttttttccctcttttcttctttcttttctggtATCTCAGCCAGAACTCTTGGCAGCTTCCTCCGGAAGCCAATCCGCCCGGTCCGTCCGCACTCCGTGGCGGTGGCATCTCCATCCAGATCGGATCGGTCCGGTCCCGGCCCGTCCGTACTTGGCGAAAGTTGAATTCGAAATAAATCCCCGGCCGGCCCGCCCGGGCCGCCAGTAGTTAATGTCCGGATCTTTTGCTTTCCTATCATCCGTTTATTGACACTGTCGACACTGTCGACACTAATTGACACTAGATAATCGACACTACGCCGAGCCGGCCGGCAGCAAGCTTATCGCAATAGCAAAAGTGCTTACAATTAACTGATACCTGCAGTTAGGAAGGATGTCGacgaaaggaaaaaaaaaacaacggcaaaaatgaaaaaaaaaaaaaaggagaagaattAGATGTTGGTAAAATCGCGAGATTGCCACTTTACACTTCATCgccctacctctacctctatgtgTATACCTAGATACCTACCTGAATTTGTAAGATACCTATagatgtacctacctacctacctacctacctacctaggtttGTTTGTCTATACagccctctctctctctctatacCTCTAAGGAACCGGTTctatatgtgtgtgtgtgtaaatctatacactacctacctacctacctacctaatgtGACTGgaatagaggtaggtacctaggtacctattaCCATAAACTAAACGCCGTATTACCATAGTGCGCattaaataggtaggtacctaggtaactaatgccgccgccgccgcagcgcggtaggtaggtaccgcaCCTAGGTACAATAGCTGGCTGGCACTGCTtatctctacctctacctcttcttttaggtacctacctacctaatcttGACCGGGAGGGGGGGTAGTCTACAGGGTAGAATGAATCGAGAGATTGCGCCACGGCTTTCTATAAGTACCATAGCGGAAAATTGCGTTTTGAGACATCCAATGTTTAGGCGGTACCGCCTCGACTTCCAATGTTCATTTGACATCCAATGTTGAATGCCCTATAATATAGTGGGTAAGCGctataaaaaaaactttggaaaaaaaaaaaaggaaaaaaaaaaaaggaaaaaaaaaaggaaaaaaaaaaaaaaaaaaaaaaaaaaaaaaaaaaaaaaaaaaaaaaaacttaagactttttttttttttcctaagTCCTCTTTTTCAAATTGGTAGTTTTCCCTATATAGAGTAGGAAATCAACCCAAACTTTCAGAAATAATTTGGCCTAGTGGCCAAGTTGTTAAGATAagtgtctttttttcttaacGTTTTGAGTTCGATTCCCGTTCGGAGTTAATTTTTCAaagttgaaaaaaaaaaaaaaagttggaaGATCCCCCTAAAGGTAGTCTTCTAGAGACCTCTAACCTTCTAGAAAATTagaaggtaaggtacctagaaGACTACCTATTTTTTTCCACTTATAGGGCATTCGACATTGGATGTCAAATCAACATTGGAAGTTTTAGTCTGAGACAATGTGATCTTTACATTCATTCCTGGACCCAACATCCAATGTCGAAGGGCGCAGATTCCCAgtacggtaggtaggtaggtaggtaggtaggtagataccgTAGATAGGTGCAATTAAGCCCTTTTGATATTGTGATGTCATTACATCACtcaactaggtacctacttctaTCCAGGACGCGGCGCGAAGGTTATGACCTAGAGATAGCGATGCGGTTTACCACTAAGCTACCTATGCGGGCTTTGAATCATGTCGGTCATTGTGGTAGGGGACATGGCATCGTAAGTATCCTCcttcatacctacctagaaagAAGCAAAGACTTTCGTTATCTGTTGACATGAGATCTCTGGTACACCCTTTCCGGCCGTTGGGTCCTGATATTCCGCCCTATACGCTTGGTTCGAGAATGGAGGAACAgaaattcttataaataaatcgaCTCAAGTGTTGATGATATGAGCCTTCGGTCACTTTTCGATGAGCTTTTTGTTGAAGTGAAGCGAGACATCACGAGGGTAAGCGAGTGTAGTGGTGAACTTATTGATTGAAGGATAAAGGTTAGtgaaagaaggaggggaggagcGTGGAAGTGTAAAGAATATATACAGGATGTGAAACGAGAACGAGTAAGTTATCCATATGTGGATCGAAATACCAGTCATTCAACACTTTTTAGTAGGCCCTTATAGGTCCGAGCTGTCAACGGGCGGCGATGAATCAAGAAAACTTGTTCAACTTTATGTTGCTACCATCTGCTACCTGGACTAAAGTGCTAGAGAActggaaaaaaaggagatgTCATAGCTCGTAACTCCTGGTGTGCATCTTGATCTGACAACGCAAGCAAGGAAGATGAgtaccgaaaaaaaaaaaaaaatgcatGAAGCGCGCTAGAGAAATAGAAcaggaaaaagagagaaagggaagaagtaACCAAACCAAAGCAAAAGGCCGCCCGCATGCGACAAAAGAAACGAAGAGTGCAATGTCCGATATCCAACTCTTGACTTGACCCAAATCTCAATCAAACAAACCAAAGAAACACGATCAAAGAATTGCTCCCCTCAACCCCATCATCAAGTCCATTCCACCACGAGACCCGCCCCCTAAGAACTGCTCACACTATTCCTCTTGCTCCTCCCCGACATCCCCCAAAGACTCCACGAATCGCTTCGAGTCTTGGCCTTTGgctttgctggtggtgcctgCTCCTCATGTCCCTTTGCCCCATCCTTCCCTCCATCCTTTCCatctccctttcctcctGACCAGAGTCCCTTCCCAGCAGTCGGTGTCTCAGCCGGCGACGGTTCCTGAGTCTCTCCCTGAACTTCCGCAACAGTTGCAACCGAAACATCCGTCTTCCCTTTTGACTCCCCTTGCGCCCCATTTGCATTTGCATTTCCATCGGCAGCGGAAGCAGCGGCGAACGCGGCGAGAGAGGGGTTCGTGCTGATAGCGGGGAGAATGGAAACTTTGGTGATCTGGGCGTCGGGATTACTCCCATCTCCAGGACTCTCGATAGGCGCGGATGGGGTCTGTACTTGTGTGTTACTACCATCAGGCCGCTGGTCAAGAAAAAACTGCTCTGCGCCTTCACCTGGAATCGTGTTGGGGGTGGTAGTAATAAATGGTCCCGAAGTTGAGACGGGGTTTGTGACGGCAGTAGGAACCGCGGGTGATTGCTCGGAGGCTACTTCGGTAGAGGCGGGCTCGGTAGGTTCGGCGGGTTCGGCGGGTAGGGTGGAAGGATCGGTGACGGCGTCGCTCTCGGTGCTAACGGCGTTGTTGACCGTGTCCTTGACGGAGCTGGTGACGGAGCTGACCGCGTTCAACGCCTTGTCCAGGGCTTCATCAGCGGCGGAAGCAATGGCGGAAGCttcgttggtgatggcttccTTGACGCTTTCGGTGCTGTGGTTCGCTTTGTCCTTGCCGTCTTCGTCCTTAGCTCCCACCTCGACTTCATCGTCCGCAACCGGTTTGTCTTGCTCCTCACTGACATCCTTGACATCAACCTGTTCACCATCACCGTTTACTTTTCCATCGTCATCCCCAGAAGCATCACCCCCTTTCCtggcaccatcaccattaCCATGTGCCTCCTTGCCGTCCTTTCCATCCTtccctcctgctcctggaAACAACCAGCTAGTGGCACTCCAATttccactaccactaccgcTTCCCTGACTTCCCGCAATCTCTGGTCCGCCAACAGTCGACGTCACCGCTTCGGGAATGGCCTTTGGTACTGCAGCCGCAGCAGGTGCTGCTGCAGCGACTACCGGCGGGGCAGGTCCATGAGCAGCACTCgtgttcctcctcttcttacCAAGCGGGAATCCCCATCCACCAGACTTGCCAGTGCTTGTCTGACTCTGGCTCAGAGCTTGAATGGCAGCGTCGTTGGTGGTAGTCGACGAGGAAGTAGACGGTCGGAGTTCGGGATCGGATTTAACCGAGTTGAGAGCTCGTTGGATCTGCTGATCCGGTTcagcggcggtggcggcggcggcgacggaaGACTGAGACTCGGTGGTTGGTTCAGTAGAGGTCAACTGTGTCTTGGACTGGGCTGCCTCGGGGTTGGGCTGGACGGCGGAAGCGGAAGTGGCGTGAGGGAGCTGTTCGGGGCTTGAGCCTGATGTCGCTGTGGAGAGACCCTTGATACTAGCCTTGCTGGCCTTGGACGTCAGGGTCTTCTTGGTGTCGTCCTTCTTGCTCTTGTCCTTATCGGCggtcttgtccttgtccgcagccttcttcttgttcttccgCACTCCTAGCCATGATCCCCAACCACCTTCAGAGGGAGTATGTTGTCCTGGCGGCTTATCATCTGCCTTGGCAGAGGGAAGTGGAATCTTGGATGGCTTGGACTGGGACTCGGAGAGAGGTTCAACCGGCTTGGACACCACATCATGGGCATCAACAAGCGGCGCACCTCCTCCCGGAGTCTCGGGCTCCTCACCAACAAAATCAACCTCATCTGCTCCTGGAGCTTTACCAACAGTCGTGGCATGGGCCTCAATCGGCCGGTCAGCAGCGAGCTCATGGACTCCCCCAACAGCACCCACATCAACCGGCAGCGGTAGCGTAGCCGTAGAGTTCTGATACTCCACAGCCGTAAACGCTACCGAGTTGGAAAGGGTATCTGTTACGGAGTCCGCCAGGCTTGGGTTGGGAATGTTGATAGTCGAAGCTGAGGGGGTGATGTCCTCTGGAATGGTGGGAAGGGTGTCAATGATGGCGCCACTAGGGCTGATGATGTGTGTCTGGATCTCAATAGGCGGCACGAGGTCGTAGGATAGCTGGTCTTGGTCGACCACGGTTGGTTCCGGTTGGGCCTCAGATTGTTGTTCCTCGAACGTCGGTTGAACTGCGTGGTGCTCCACCACTGGTTGGACCTCGGGTTGCACCTCATCCCGTCCCGGTTGGGCGACTTGGGCCATTTCCTcagtgttggtgttgtcctTGTCATCCTTGGGCTCGCCCTGCTGTGTAACTTCGGGCCGCGCTTGGGCAGCGGCAGTCTCTGGTGCAGCCTCACTTTCCCGCGGTTGCGGTTGGGTTTCAGGCTCTGGTTCCACGACAGGAATACCTCCACCACTAGTAATCTTTGAGctgctcttcttcctcttggtggtcttctttttcttgggcgAGCTGGCGGGCTCCGTGGGCGCATCCGATTGGCCCTCAAGCGCCAATGGCCCCGGGTTCGTTTCAGGCTCAGGCTTCTTCTGCTCGGACTTCGGGGCAGGAGCGAGTGCCTGATCCAAGCTCAACGGCTCGTCCTTGGGCTGGTTTGCCTGCTTGCTGGAACCCCAGGGCCAAAAGATCTTGTAAGCCGGTTGTGGCGGggattgtggtggtgattgcAGAGAGGAGCGGATATCCGGGCTGGAAGGGCTGGAAGTCGGGGGTGGGAGGATTTCGGTAGGCTCGGGGGAGAGTTTGGAGTCTTTGCGGTCTCtgttcgtcttcttcgttgGCTTTGCGGGACCTGGGCGTGAGAGAACTGCCTGGGATGTCGTTTCTTGGGGTGTTTCCTGGGGTGTTTCGGTTGGCGTTTCCGCCGCCTGAGTTGTAGACTCTGGCTGGACTGGAGCTGTGGACTCTTCAGCGGGATTGgcagtcttcttctttgccttgcgcttcttcttgggggACTTGGGGCTGGTGGTAAGCTCATCGATGGGAGTCTGCTCCCCTGGTGTGTGTCCCTCACTCACTGATTGAACGGGAGTCTGCGGTCGCTCCTTCATGCTCTTGAGCACTCGCTTAGCCTGGTCGAACGCTGCCATCTGAGACTTTGGTGTCTCAGAATCGTGAGGCCCCTGATGTGCCTGATCAGACTCTCGTGTAAGCTCGTCTTCAAACGCAGTGTTCTTTATCGCAGCCTCAGGCAAATCAACTCCTCCGGAAATGATCTCAACAGGTGCCGCCAGAACTCCCGTACTACCCGATTGCCCCTTATTTCCCTCTGAAGTGGAAAATGTCAATGGCTTGTTCCATTCCTTGCCTTCATCATAAGACGGTGTCCAGTTCCAAATACCTTTTGCAGGTTTGTCCTTGGATGCCTCAAGCGAGAGAGGCTCGGGTGACGCAATGTCTCGGGCGGGGATCTCGGAGGGGTTTGCGTCCGAAGAGGCGACGGACATGACGGGCGAGAGAGTTGCCGATGCTCGCTTCTTGGCTTCGGCCAACTTGGCCTTCCTTTTGAGGTTCTTCTTGCGGCTCTTGCTGGGGCTGCTGGGGCTGGCGGTTACGGAGGCAGGGGAATCTTCGGCGAAGGACTCAGAGTTGAGACCGTTCTGGGGGGTACGAAGGCCTTCTGGGGGTGTCTGCACGCTCTCCCGTGGTTGGGGAGTGACTGGACGTTCGAGCTCCTTTTGCGCGGAGGTGTAGACGAGGCCCTCCATGGGTGTTCGCAAGGTCTCCATGGGTGTGCTGAatgcttcctcctctttcgtTTCTACCTCGGGCTCCTTGATCTCAGGTTCGTTATGCTCAAGCTGCGACTCCAACTCGTTGTGTTCTGTTTCCTGCTTCTGTGCGATCTCCGGCTCGCTGTGCTCGATGTGCTCAACATGTGGCTGCTCGTGCTCTTGTTTTCCCTCCGCCTTGTCTTCCGAaatatcatcatcaacaaccgcATCCAGTGGAATCATGGCTGGCTCTTCtacctccggctccggctccagTATCGATTCCCTGTCCGGCTCGTGGTGCGAATCCCGCTCAATGGAGAAATCGGGAGAGAATTTGGGAGAGAGTTCTGCAGCTCCGTCGGTAGGCAGTTCATTGTATTCAGCTGGCTGCAACCCAAGCGCGGCTTCCAACGAAGGAGAAGTGGCAGGGGACACCCACTGGTCCGCTTCGAGCTCCTTGACTTGGTCTTGCTCGTGGAACTCGTGTCGGGGAGACTcaggtcgaggaggaggggtgaCTGGTCGGTAGATGGTGTGCTCGTGTTGCTGGACGGGAGTAGCAGTGGCAGGGGCAGTAGAGTTGTCGTTGAAGTCGACGTGCTTTGTCTCGGAGGCAATGGAGAATGTCTCCTTTGTGATTTCGACTTCGGCTGGCTGGGGAAGGGGTTCTTCGAAGCCGAGACTTTCGActtgtgttgttgctgctgtcgcAAAGTCGTCTGCTGGCTCGTTGGTCTCGCGTTTCTTGGTGGAGTTCATCTCTTCATAAACCTCCAACAAGCCCCTCATGAACTTCCTAGCCAAAGCCATCCCCTGTGGCGTTTCCTGTTGTCCCTGTgtttcatcctcctcctgaGCCCTCAACACCCTTCCAGGGTCTTGAAATGCCTTTCTCGCCCAGCCCTTGACGAATTCGTCCAGCCATTTATCCTCGCTGTCAGTCGGTTGTTGTTCCAAAACCCCAATAACAGTAAAAGCATCCAATCGGCCTCCCAACTCGAGCATCTCCTTTTTGGTTAATTGCTCCAACCCGCGGAGTTCATACTTTTTCGCTGCTCcatatacctctactgccGTCCGAAAGCGGCTCACAGTCAGTAGGCGTTCCGGGATCACCGGCCATCCAGTATACCGGAGGGTGTGATATTTGTCTGGTGAGTACAAATATTGGACCAGGACATGGCCGGCTTGGGGGGAAATGTCGGCAAAGTTGATGACGTATCCCGAGGCACCGAGAGATAGAGGATTGGATGCAGGGTTGAGTTGCTGAGAGGAGAAGTAGGAGGCAGTCCTGGAAAGCGATCTAGGACCTTGGGAAGGACTCAAAGCGGGGGAGGTAATAGGGGAGGCGACGGAGTTGGTGATGCAGAGAAGAGCAAGGAGGGAGTGTTGTTCAAGAAAGGCGCGGTGAACAAGGAGAGGAGCGCCCGTTGAGAACTGGAGGGCTACAAGAGAGGTTGTGAAGGGTCTGGTTGGCATGGGAGTTAGCATGATACTATGGTCTTGATGGACTGGAAAGGAGCAAAACATACGAAATCTCAAAGCCATCCTGACTGTCCTGCGTCATGCTGTTCGAAAACTTTCCAGAAGCCTTCAGGTCTTGCTGGTGACCCCGAGGGCGAACTGTGCTCGCCATGCTGATGGGGAAACGGGGTATCTGATTTCCGGTAAAAGTGTTGGCCAGCAAAGTGGCAGAAGAGGACTAGCTCctcaagatgaagaaaaaaagatgcAGTAGGGTTTGGTACCCAGCAAAAAGGGAACAGGCCTTGGTGATGCTGGAGGTGGgggctgaagaagaaaagaaagccaGACGGAAAGCGAGGAGATGGGGAGCGAGGCTCGTCTCGAGTTTTATCGACCACTCCTCTACATGATACTCTTTTCCAGTCATCTTCCTCGATGTTTGCGCCGAAGTTGATGGCCAGCCGCATGCACTGCGCTGTCTCCAGTCCGAATCACACCAAATGATAACCAGTCAACCCACGGGATCGGTTCTTCGGAAACATGGCATGCCATCCCTGACAGCTCCGATATGGACGGGACGCACTGCGTCGATACCCAACAATGCCGCGCTTGCGTCGTCGCGCGTTTTGGTCGGTTGACGCCCTACCCAGACCGGGATCCAAGCCAAACAAGGCGTCGGAATGCCGTGATGCCTCGATATCCCCTCCGACCTGGGCGGCCAGTCAGCCCCAAGTGGGATGATTCGACTGCGGGGTGCCAACACAACGTCAACAAGCAGGGTGCCGCATCCACCAATCAGACCGTGCCGACGCCCAATGCCGCACGACGCAGCTTCATTGGCGTGCAGTAGACTACGGCGAGTACGGAGACTACGTGCAGTGTTTCCCCGCGCCAGCCCGTGATCGTCAGCATTGTCGTCTACCAGCAGCCGGGCTAATGCATGCTCTTAATCGCTTGCTGCTCATGATCTCAACAATGTTTGGCGTTGTGATGTCAGGTGAGAAAGCCGACGGGCCTATTTTTGTTGGATTGTCTCTCACATGGGGTCCACGGAGATCCATCCAAGGTGCATATTGAGCGTTCGGTTCGGGTGCTTGTCCCTGCTCTGCACGTTATCTTCCACTTTGGAGTTTCGCAAAGCATGATCAAGATACTCGTGGGAATCAGGGTCTCGGAAGCGCCCTATGCGGAACCAGTGAACTCTCGATAGCGTGTAAACAAACCAGAGTTTGGTTATCTCTGATCTGCAAATACCGCAAACACATGATTTGGAGGGATCCATAGCTCGCCCATGAGGAGGGATTTCTCCTCATTTTGTCAGCCATCGTCATCGGACAGTGCAACGGTCGATCCCGACAAGGGTCAGAGATCTCCCGTCGCCAGCGATCTTGTCAATACGGTCTTCATCCCTGTTTGAAGAGATGTTTCGATGTTGTTTTTGTGGACATGACACGATATGGGTTCGGTAAATGCTCATTGAGGTCTTTGCGGTCGAGACCTTGTTGAAACCAACGGCTGTCGAGGAAAGGAATGCATGCCTGTAAGTTGGCTCCTCGTGGTCATGCTTATCTGGTTGGTGGTCTCTCGTTCATGGTGTCTTGGGAGCACTGCGATGGCTTCCGCTTTCGAGTGTCTGCTAGCGTTCGGGGTGTTTCTTGGTGTCGCACTCTTCAACATCTGTAATCCCTCCTGGGGATCGCATCAGAAGTGTCCGCCAACAGAGGTAAGACGAAGAATGTGCGCCGTCGcagtttccttcttttttggtgttttttttcGTGAAGGAAATTCGGACAGGATGAGGTGGGTGATGTTTGGAGGGTTTTCGAGGAGAGTTTGAACCGTGGAGCTGATTCCTTGATCAACTTGATCGGACTCGATGGGCTGCTACCAATGGAAAAGAACTCGTCAACTCGGTATCGGGGGTGTTTATCGTGGTAGTCGGTCGGATGAGCCGTGGGCGTGGGTCGTTTATTGTCATcggcttttttttcctcttttttttttctttctttgcgTGTGATGTGCCCTCGGGCGTAGTTGGGTGTATTTGGTGTTCTGGGACATCATATCTgattcttctccctctccaatGCGAAGTCAACCTGGAAGCGTCCGAGTGGCCTGTGCAGTCGGACCCAACccaagtacctaccttggtCCCTCCTGGTCCGCATGCAAAATTGGTGCAGTGATACACCCCGCTCGCAACacagagaagaagaggaggaagga belongs to Neurospora crassa OR74A linkage group IV, whole genome shotgun sequence and includes:
- the acon-3 gene encoding Acr1, which produces MSSLKFQQPVYKVYEPGYHPQRTIIVDEQIDSPETLTIRLEEEAAARNGGDLDGNSPNGLLPMAAYKTHLQGYAESTYPPYASQPFASQQTENAASINQLAFAANNAVTGQYLPQTSSNITVLSCHPGTGTYGTKVALRVSSQYDILSGTMAASTPYVSISFGSQRCPAHVQRGSPDANGSCIYVVTADAPEFLSTGCPSLSNVPLTLLVETANGSEIARVPNAGMFSYSDGQGGVGSIGGSGAGSPPDLGSPKDRSPSHRASPPTHHGLEGDSATTTYGFPPGVSPTQAQTYGHSTNSMLGAYRSGSFSEQYSRTGPVLRSPHGSGWGFGGHMESIRSPATTIPHTSHTGLTRTSLSSISSSSSAPTLTRTSTIPQQGGSGGPGGNGYGYPLYQNKATLNIVGDLGSMAENWSQEEFENKRRIVMFDKSQHGAVLTTRFKPVNVTERPSGAICISCIWWAEKQECYVTSVDTIHLLEQLVAAPNRFSVEERNRIRRNLEGFRPLTVSKQKPDSEEFFKVIMQFGNPKPRNIEKDIKVFAWKILDQALKKIISKYSTSPSALSIPAAPSATGPLYGLPPTPSTVSSTDQSSTGYMSSHHLADSLASPRPLGGASSWTPYGTSGRPMSPSRQTSSPMSVPGLRISTLSGVYDNRGSTQSLSSPYGMTSSTQHSPHSHHAHGNYVQSGVSVSQGPRAWDSSYGVTDSYGAAQTSHTHSQVYGGGAYADVHRA